One Solanum lycopersicum chromosome 4, SLM_r2.1 DNA window includes the following coding sequences:
- the LOC138348074 gene encoding secreted RxLR effector protein 161-like: protein MANATYFRSLVGGLNYLSHTRPDIAFSVGVISRFMYNPSKLHLGAAKRVLRYIAGTTEHGIWYSKVTNFTLTSFIDSDYAGNIDDRKSTSGFLFNIGSRAISWSSKKQEVVALSTSEAEYIAATSAACQEVWLRRLVADINKKPAGATKIFCDNISAIAMTKKPAFHS from the coding sequence ATGGCAAATGCGACTTATTTTAGAAGTCTTGTTGGTGGTTTGAACTACTTGTCTCATACAAGACCAGACATCGCATTCTCTGTTGGAGTCATATCGAGATTTATGTACAATCCAAGCAAGCTTCACCTTGGAGCTGCAAAGAGAGTGCTGAGATATATCGCTGGGACAACAGAGCATGGAATTTGGTATTCTAAGGTAACAAATTTCACACTAACTAGCTTTATTGATAGTGACTACGCAGGTAACATTGATGACAGAAAGAGCACATCTGGTTTCTTGTTTAATATTGGATCAAGAGCAATTTCATGGAGTTCAAAGAAGCAGGAAGTAGTAGCCTTATCAACTTCAGAGGCTGAATATATTGCAGCAACCTCTGCAGCTTGTCAAGAAGTTTGGTTAAGGAGACTTGTGGCAGACATTAATAAAAAACCAGCTGGTGCGACTAAGATTTTTTGTGACAATATATCTGCTATTGCGATGACGAAGAAGCCAGCATTTCACAGTTGA